Proteins from a genomic interval of Medicago truncatula cultivar Jemalong A17 chromosome 3, MtrunA17r5.0-ANR, whole genome shotgun sequence:
- the LOC25489250 gene encoding albumin-1 isoform X2, producing MANVKLAPFAVFLLAAFLMFPMKKIEGESCESRGCIFYINDSCPSGCVCDPIDPVTWAGVCVSYSSIKKKVEEHPNYCETHTECTKKGSGNFCARFANSDIKYGWCFASISEAENAFKIASTSEFKNDL from the exons ATGGCTAATGTTAAGCTCGCTCCTTTTGCTGTCTTCTTGCTTGCTGCATTCT TAATGTTCCCGATGAAGAAAATAGAAGGAGAATCATGTGAATCTAGGGGttgcattttttatattaatgatTCTTGTCCCAGTGGCTGTGTTTGCGATCCCATCGATCCTGTTACTTGGGCTGGCGTGTGCGTCTCATATTCTTCTATTAAAAAGAAGGTTGAAGAACATCCTAACTACTGCGAAACTCATACTGAATGCACAAAGAAGGGTAGTGGGAATTTTTGTGCTCGTTTTGCTAATTCTGATATCAAATATGGCTGGTGTTTTGCCTCTATCTCTGAAGCAGAAAACGCATTCAAGATAGCCTCTACCTCTGAATTCAAGAATGACTTATAG